The Peribacillus simplex genome contains the following window.
TTCATATATGGATTCCAAGGGTGGTTATATTTGTTTAACATAACAAAATGAACAAGTGAAACAACAACATCTCTCAAATCTCTACATATAAATATAGCTTTAATATCTGTTTCGCTAATCTTTTCTTCTCTTTCTGACGAATAGGAAAAATGCCCTGTGTTTACATATCCTGTTTCCATCTTTTCTAAATGCTGCTCTTCAAAGACCCAAAAGTTAGATCTTCTTATTCCCGGAATTCCAAGAATTAATTGTAATAACAGATGTGTTCCACTTTTTGGCACTGAATTCACTAATATCCTTGGTAAAAGAATAGCTTTCGTATCCTTTTGTGATAAACTTTTTTTTAATATTTTTGTATCATAGAGCTCCCCAAAACCCGGTTCTTCTCCTAAAATTAAAGAGCGATAGCCTGTAAGGCGATAGCCCTTTTCGATAATCGCAAAGGGATCCTTTTCTAAATCTAATTGTTTTTTTGTTTCAGAGCCTTTAATAATAAGATCATATAGGGAGAATGTTGATGAAGGGAAATTTCCTTTTCCATAAATCAGTGTAAAAGGCGTGTCTGCTACATTCAAACCTTTAAGAATGGCATCTTTTCCTGTAGCACCCGGTAATTTAATAAAGTAAACTCTCGGATCTTCTATGTTCTGAATTATCTTAACTGCAGAATGTTCTAAAGTTCTATCGATAATAATTAACTTATAATTACTAAATGATTGTTCCAACAATTGTTCTAACTTTTCAATTGTTTTTTCAGAACCGTCTGGAATAGGGTAAATAATTGTTAACATAAAAGGAATATTTCTTCGATTTCTGGCTTGCTGTCTAGCTAGGTTAAAAGCATATCGCCATCTACGATGTTGTGCTTTGGAATTTCTTAGCTGTGCCGACACGCTCAAAGGAGAGTCAGTTCTATATTCCATCAAAGCTTCTGCTATATAAACAATATCACAATATTCCGTTAACCGAAGCCAGTATTCATAATCTTCAACTGGTTCTAACATATAGCCCTCTATCATCGCAGCAATTTGTTTTTTATACATAAAGGAAACCCCTATAAAACAAACATCAAGTAAATTTTCTTTTGGCTGATCTTGGTATTTATAAAATTCCTCTAATTGAGGTTCTTTCAAAAAATTTCCGTAGTGATCAATATGACGAAAGCTACTATATGATAAACCTACATTTTCTGGAGCTTTTTCTAATGCATTCCGAAGCTTTTCTACAAACGTAGGATAATAAATGTTATCACTGGAAACCCAAGTGAAATATTTAACCTCATCTAACTGCATAAAATACTTAAATCCTATATTTAATGTCTTTGCCACTCCCTCATTTTTTTCTTTCAAAATAAGGTGTACTCTCTCGTCCCCTTTAGTTACCTTTTGGATTACTTCAACTGTATCAGATGGAGCCCCATCCGATACAATTACTAAGTAATAGTTTCCGTAGGTTTGTTGTAGCACCGAACGCAATGCTAATTCTAGATAATTTGGATCTTGCTTGTAAACTGGCATTACAATACCTACATCTCTCATTAAATCCACTCCCCCTGCTTTTTTGAATGTTTTTCTCAGTCTTTTAATTTAGCGTTTAATTTTGCAATAAAAATATAGAATATCCTCTAAGGAGACTTCAATGAATGAACTGGTTTCCAACTTAAACTCCCTATTTCCACTGGTAAAATTTCAACCCTGCTTTCTTCCTGATCCTTTACTTAACAATTTAGGCATCTGGCTCATTTCTTCTATCCAACTTTTTAATTCTTTTAGCAAATGTTCATAATTAGGAAACTAAAAGAAACCTTCCTTGTATTTTTTAAAGGAGCACTACATTGACAGGATCCCCCTTAGCTTTTCCGTTTTATAAAGATTTCCAAAAACAGGTGCTTCTTTACTAATAATTAAACGTTTACCTACATTAAAGACATTATGATCAACTAGGGCAATATCGTTTACCTGTTGAATTCTTCCTTGAACGATAAGGTTATTTAGAATTAGTTGTGAGGAGGGGAAATTCCCTTTTCCATATATTAATGAAAAAGGTGTATCGGCTTCTTTCATCCCCTCTATGATAGATTCCCTCTCAGTAATACCCGGTAAGTTTAAAAATTTTATTCTCGGGTCTTCAATATGCTGAAGTACATTAATAGCGGATTTATCAAAGCTCCTATCGATAATGATTAGTTTATAATTACTAAATGTTTGTTCTAAAAGTTGTTCTAATTTTTCTATGGTTCCTTCCTTACCATCCAGCACAGGGTAAATAATGGTTAGCAAAAAAGGAACCTTCCTTCGATTTCTTGCTTCCTGCCTAGCAAGATTAAAAGCATATCTCCATCTGCGATGCTCTTCTTTTGAATTTCTCAGTTGAGCGGAAACACTCAAAGGTGAATTCGTTCGATAATGCATTAATGCCTCAGGTATATAAACAATTTCACAATGGTCTGTTAAGCGGAGCCAATACTCATAATCCTCAACAGGCTCGAGTTTGTATCCTTCAATCTTGGCTGCAATTTCTTTTTTATACATAAATGATGTTCCAATGAAACAAAAGTCTAGAAGGGATTCTTTAGGTTGATCCTGATACTTATAAAACTCCTCGAAATTTGGTTCTTTCAAGAAGTCGCCATTATCATCGATATGCAGGAAGCTACTATAGGCCAAGCCAACATTATCTGGAGCAGTATTTAATGCAGTTCTTAGTTTTTCTACATACGTTGGATAATAGATATTATCACTGGAAACCCAAGTAAAATATTTAACCTCATCTAACTGCATAAAATAATCAAATCCAATATTTAGTGTCTTTGCCACTCCCTCATTTTTTTCTTTCAAAATGAGATGTACTCTTTTATCATCTTTAGTTACCTTTTTGATCACGTCTACTGTATCGGATGGCGCCCCATCCGATACAATCACTAAGTAATAGTTTCCGTAGGTTTGTTGCAGCACTGAACGTAGTGCTAATTCAAGGTAATTTGGATCTTGCTTATAAACTGGCATAACAATACCTACATCCCTCATTAAATCCACTCCCAATGTTTTTCTCAGTCTATTAATTAAGGTTATTTTTTACGATAAAAATAAAGGGTATCCTCTAAGGATGACTTCAATGAAAGAACGGGTTTCCAACCTAATTTCACAATTTCCACTGGTGAAATTTCAACCCTGCCTTCTTCCTGTTCCTTTACTTTAGACTTTATTTCAAAGTCAATCGTTGTTAAATTTCTAAAACCGGTGATCACTTCTCCTAAAGAGTGGCTATGCCCTGAAGCAATATCATAGATTTTCCCTGGTTTCCCCTGGGTTAAAAGTATTTCATAAGCATTTACCGCATCTCTTACATCCACAAAATCCCGTTTTGCTTGCAGATTACTTACTTCAAGTACTTTTTCAGCTTTATTTTCTTCCATATCGACTATCTTTTTTGCAAATATGGAACATACACCATTTGATATTCCTGGGCCTATTAAGTTTGAGGGCTTAGCTATAACGACATTCATGTTGTAAAGTACTCCCCATGATTGGGCAATAAGTACTTGAAGCGTTTTACTTAAACTATAAGGGTGTGTTAGAGTTGTAATATTTTGAGGGTCAAATTGCAGGGCTGAACCCACTATAACCACTTTACAGGCTGGATTTTCTTGCCTAAGGGCTTCAATTAAATATAGGGTTGACATTGCATTTGCTTCCAGAGAAGAAACAGGATCAATCCATGATTTCCCTACATGGTTTTGCCCTGCTAAATGAAGAAGATAATCGGGTTTCACTTTCTTTATTAACTTACCTACATTTTCCTTGTTTGTTAGATCACAAAGCTCTGTCTGAACTTGACCAATTCCGAAACCCTTTCTAGACACAGCAGTAACAGCAAAACCTGCGTTTACAAAGTGATTACACGCATGCTGACCAGTGAACCCGCTTCCCCCCGTAATTAATAATTTTGGCATCTGGCCCATTACTTTTCCATCCAACTTTTTAATTCTTTTAGCATATATTCATAAGTGGGAATCTGATAATAACAATCATTCCTTGTATTTTTTATTGTTCGATCCAGTACGATTTTTGAGTCAGGTAAAATCTCAACATCTGTTTTATTAAAGGTCCTCTTGATTAATTTCAATAGATTATATTTTGACACTTTAATCTCAGAACCTAAATGATATAAGCCCGTTACGTTATTCTTAATCAATGCTTCAATGGCTTTAGCTAACTCAAGTGTTGTCACTCCATTCCACAGCACTTTCTCATAACCAATAATTTGATCTCTTTGTTTCATAAACCATTGAAACAACCCTATGCCATCATCTTTTAACTCTGGACCGATAATTGAGGTACGAATAGTTAAATGTTTATCGCTAATGATTTCTCCCAGTTGTTTTGATTGAGCATAAAAAGAAGTACCGTCAGGAATGTCACCCTCCGTATAATTTCCTTTCGTTCCTGAAAACACGCAATCTGTACTAATATGAATTAATTTACCATTGTTCCGTTCAGTTAATTTGACCAACTCATGTGGCAGTAAGCTATTTACCTGAAAGGCCAGCTTTGGATTATTGCTCGCATGATCATTTAATATACCAATACAGTTAACAATAATATCAGGCTTTATAGATTCAATGATTTCCTCCAACTTTGTTGGGATCGTAATATCTAGGTAGATACTATCCTTATCTTCAGGATCCCTTGATGTATAGAACACTTTATACTGTGGATTTTGTTGAAAATAAGCTGTAATTACGTGTCCTGCCATCCCTTTTCCGCCAAGGATTAGTACTTTCATTTAAATAAACCTGCCTTTTTGTAAAATCTCTTTGATTTCGTCTTTACTCATCAATTCTTTGCTGGAATTGTAGTTCAATAAGTTTACAGGTTTATATTTTGAATAATGTTCCTTTAATTCTTCTGATTGGTTTGTAGGAAGAATAACAAAGTACTCATCATCAAAAGTAATCGTTGTTTTACTTTCGTATTCGGAGAGGAGGAGTTCATGCAATTTTTCTCCAGGCCTAATACCTAGGATATCCACGTCAACGTTTTCCACATCAGAAGAATCGATCAATGCTTGAGCAAGGTCAATAATTTTACAGGATGGCATTTTCATCACGAATATTTCTCCGCCAATGCTTTCAAAGGTTGCCTTAAATACCAATTTAATCGCATCTTCAATGGTTAAAAAGAACCTTGTCATATTTAAGTCCGTGATACCTATTTTTCCCTTTTCTTTGATTTGCTTTTTAAATACATGGATGACACTTCCGTTCGTTCCTAAAACATTTCCGCCCCTGATACAAACAAATCTTGTTTTTGTGTTTAATGTATTAGCGTGTATGATCAGTCTTTCCGCCATTGCCTTTGATAGACCATAAAAATTGGATGGATTCGAGGCCTTGTCTGTAGAAATGTTCACAACTGAATGCACATTACAGCTTATAGCGGCTTCTATAACATTCTGGGTTCCAATTACGTTCGTCTTTAAAGCTTCAATAGGTTGATCTTCACATACAGGAACATGCTTTAACGCTGCCAAATGGAAAATATAATCAACACCTTGGCATGCTTCCAATAAAGCTTCCTTCTCTTTTACATCTCCGATTATGAAATGCAATTTAGGATTATTATCAAACTCTTGTTTCATTGTAAATTGATTGGACTCATTTCTTGAAAAAATCCGTATTTCATTCGGTTCAAAGTCCAATAGCTGCTTAACCAATTCATATCCCCATGAGCCTGTACCGCCTGTTACCAAGATTGTTCGATTCTTAATCAATTTCATGGCCTCCCAGTATTATTTTAAGCACTTTATCCGAAACATTTTTATGGTCGTAGCCTTCTGGAAAAGTCCAGTTCTTTTGCTGGTTAACCATAACCTTCACACAATTGACAATTTGTTTAGCGTTAATTCCCGATAACATATTGCTGCCCGACTCAATTGTTTCTGGCCTTTCCGTTGTTTTTCGAATCGTCACGGTCGGTACATGGAACAAGCAGCATTCCTCTTGAACGGTTCCACTATCGGTCAGCACACAAAAAGCATTTTTTTCAAGCTTTACGAAGTCAAAGAACCCAAATGGCTCATGGAATTCAATTAATGGGTGCACTTCTAATTTGGGGCTGAGTTCTATGCGGGATTTTGTCCGGGGATGTAAACTGCATACGATTCTTTTTTGATAGGTTTCGGCGACCAAATTAATGCCCTTCATAATTTCGATCAATCGATCTTCATAGTCAACATTTTCGGCACGATGGGCTGTAACGAGGAAATAATCCTCCTTATCGAGATTCAATTTGTCCAAAATTACACTTTGCTCGATCTCATTGTTGTAATAGTTCAAAACCTCGAAAATGGGGTTTCCCGATAAATAGATTCTTTTACTGGGGATACCTTCATTCAAAAGATTCTCTTTACTTTGAGGAGTGTAAGGTAAATTCAAGCTTGATACAGCATCAATGATCTTTCGATTTTTCTCCTCTGGCACTTCCAGGTCAAAGCAACGGTTTCCTGCTTCCATATGAATGACGGGGATACCCATCCGCTCTGCTAAGATGGAGCTGAGCCCAGAGTTCGTATCCCCCAACACCAATACTTTGTCAGGCTTTTCATTTAATATGATAGTTTCTAAATTCTTATAAATGGCCGCTAACTGTTCCCCGAGGGTTTGCTGCTGTTTCAACAAGACATAATCAGGGGTTCTTACCTGTAGCTGTTGAAAGAATATTTCGCTTAAGGATGTGGTGAAATTTTGTCCGGTGTGCACTAAAATATGTGAATCGGCATACTGATCTAATTTCTTGATTATTAGACTTAATCTGATGATTTCAGGTCGAGTCCCTAAAATAGTCATTACTTTCACGATTTACACTCCTTACTTTTTTCTGGTTTATGGCC
Protein-coding sequences here:
- a CDS encoding glycosyltransferase; protein product: MRDVGIVMPVYKQDPNYLELALRSVLQQTYGNYYLVIVSDGAPSDTVEVIQKVTKGDERVHLILKEKNEGVAKTLNIGFKYFMQLDEVKYFTWVSSDNIYYPTFVEKLRNALEKAPENVGLSYSSFRHIDHYGNFLKEPQLEEFYKYQDQPKENLLDVCFIGVSFMYKKQIAAMIEGYMLEPVEDYEYWLRLTEYCDIVYIAEALMEYRTDSPLSVSAQLRNSKAQHRRWRYAFNLARQQARNRRNIPFMLTIIYPIPDGSEKTIEKLEQLLEQSFSNYKLIIIDRTLEHSAVKIIQNIEDPRVYFIKLPGATGKDAILKGLNVADTPFTLIYGKGNFPSSTFSLYDLIIKGSETKKQLDLEKDPFAIIEKGYRLTGYRSLILGEEPGFGELYDTKILKKSLSQKDTKAILLPRILVNSVPKSGTHLLLQLILGIPGIRRSNFWVFEEQHLEKMETGYVNTGHFSYSSEREEKISETDIKAIFICRDLRDVVVSLVHFVMLNKYNHPWNPYMKSHLKSHDERLMALIQGVKLNKEEEVKYGIDMLPSIYEFTNQFLGWAKAEGVCFVTFEELTRNNHSQNESIMKIINFLWGDLKHLNFTKQQLLEKMKQNINYQASETFRKGKIGDWKIEFNEEHKKAFKEIAGDILIQLGYEKDNNW
- a CDS encoding glycosyltransferase family 2 protein, with protein sequence MRDVGIVMPVYKQDPNYLELALRSVLQQTYGNYYLVIVSDGAPSDTVDVIKKVTKDDKRVHLILKEKNEGVAKTLNIGFDYFMQLDEVKYFTWVSSDNIYYPTYVEKLRTALNTAPDNVGLAYSSFLHIDDNGDFLKEPNFEEFYKYQDQPKESLLDFCFIGTSFMYKKEIAAKIEGYKLEPVEDYEYWLRLTDHCEIVYIPEALMHYRTNSPLSVSAQLRNSKEEHRRWRYAFNLARQEARNRRKVPFLLTIIYPVLDGKEGTIEKLEQLLEQTFSNYKLIIIDRSFDKSAINVLQHIEDPRIKFLNLPGITERESIIEGMKEADTPFSLIYGKGNFPSSQLILNNLIVQGRIQQVNDIALVDHNVFNVGKRLIISKEAPVFGNLYKTEKLRGILSM
- a CDS encoding NAD-dependent epimerase/dehydratase family protein; this encodes MGQMPKLLITGGSGFTGQHACNHFVNAGFAVTAVSRKGFGIGQVQTELCDLTNKENVGKLIKKVKPDYLLHLAGQNHVGKSWIDPVSSLEANAMSTLYLIEALRQENPACKVVIVGSALQFDPQNITTLTHPYSLSKTLQVLIAQSWGVLYNMNVVIAKPSNLIGPGISNGVCSIFAKKIVDMEENKAEKVLEVSNLQAKRDFVDVRDAVNAYEILLTQGKPGKIYDIASGHSHSLGEVITGFRNLTTIDFEIKSKVKEQEEGRVEISPVEIVKLGWKPVLSLKSSLEDTLYFYRKK
- a CDS encoding dTDP-4-dehydrorhamnose reductase family protein codes for the protein MKVLILGGKGMAGHVITAYFQQNPQYKVFYTSRDPEDKDSIYLDITIPTKLEEIIESIKPDIIVNCIGILNDHASNNPKLAFQVNSLLPHELVKLTERNNGKLIHISTDCVFSGTKGNYTEGDIPDGTSFYAQSKQLGEIISDKHLTIRTSIIGPELKDDGIGLFQWFMKQRDQIIGYEKVLWNGVTTLELAKAIEALIKNNVTGLYHLGSEIKVSKYNLLKLIKRTFNKTDVEILPDSKIVLDRTIKNTRNDCYYQIPTYEYMLKELKSWMEK
- a CDS encoding polysaccharide biosynthesis protein, with the protein product MIKNRTILVTGGTGSWGYELVKQLLDFEPNEIRIFSRNESNQFTMKQEFDNNPKLHFIIGDVKEKEALLEACQGVDYIFHLAALKHVPVCEDQPIEALKTNVIGTQNVIEAAISCNVHSVVNISTDKASNPSNFYGLSKAMAERLIIHANTLNTKTRFVCIRGGNVLGTNGSVIHVFKKQIKEKGKIGITDLNMTRFFLTIEDAIKLVFKATFESIGGEIFVMKMPSCKIIDLAQALIDSSDVENVDVDILGIRPGEKLHELLLSEYESKTTITFDDEYFVILPTNQSEELKEHYSKYKPVNLLNYNSSKELMSKDEIKEILQKGRFI
- the wecB gene encoding non-hydrolyzing UDP-N-acetylglucosamine 2-epimerase; the encoded protein is MKVMTILGTRPEIIRLSLIIKKLDQYADSHILVHTGQNFTTSLSEIFFQQLQVRTPDYVLLKQQQTLGEQLAAIYKNLETIILNEKPDKVLVLGDTNSGLSSILAERMGIPVIHMEAGNRCFDLEVPEEKNRKIIDAVSSLNLPYTPQSKENLLNEGIPSKRIYLSGNPIFEVLNYYNNEIEQSVILDKLNLDKEDYFLVTAHRAENVDYEDRLIEIMKGINLVAETYQKRIVCSLHPRTKSRIELSPKLEVHPLIEFHEPFGFFDFVKLEKNAFCVLTDSGTVQEECCLFHVPTVTIRKTTERPETIESGSNMLSGINAKQIVNCVKVMVNQQKNWTFPEGYDHKNVSDKVLKIILGGHEID